The Gammaproteobacteria bacterium genome includes the window ATCAAGAAGATGCTTCATACCTATTCCTTGCGATCTTTAATATTTGATCTCATCCAGGCTTCTAACATCAACTTCGCAGCAAAGCTATCGACCGATATCTGCTTTAATGCTTTATAGCCTCCAAGTTCAAACAATTGCTGCCGCGCCTCTAGCGTCGTTAGTCTTTCATCTATTTCGTGGACGGGAAGGTTAAACTGATTGTTTAATTCTTTGGCGAATCTTTTTGCTTTAAAGGTAACTGATTGGGAACTGGAGTCCATGTTTAAAGGAATGCCCACGATAAAACCAGCGGGGTGCCATTCGTCAATCAAAGCTGATATCCGACTCCAATCGGGCAAGCCTTTATTCACAGATAAACAATTTATTGGATTCGCTGTCATAGTAATGGTTTGGCCCACTGCAACCCCCATTTTTTTAGTTCCGAAATCAAAAGCAATGAAGGTGAGACTTCTCTCCTCTGCCACTAACCATGTCCAACATCGGAAGACAGCCGGTCAAAATCCACTCCCAATTGCATAGCGGAGGCTTTCCATCTTTCCTTGTATGGAAGCTGAAACAAAATTTCAGGATTCACATCAGAAACCATCCAAGCGTTATCAGTAATTTCTTGCTCGATTTGGCCCTCTTTCCAGGCAGAGTAGCCTAGGCAAACCAGAATATTATCGGGCTTCGATTCAACTATATTTTGGAGTACTTCTTTAGAAGCGGAAACAGTAATCTTCTTCTCTTCATCTATAACATCTCCTGGGCAAAGCTCGGGATGGGTATGAATGATAAAACCTTGTTCGGAAGCCACCGGGCCTCCCAACATCACTTTGTTTTCATCCAGCTCTGAGTTGGTCAAAGGGATATTTAAATGTTGTAGTATCTCCCCTAAGGAGATATCGAGGGGTTTATTG containing:
- a CDS encoding YqgE/AlgH family protein — protein: MATETFKNRFLIAMPTLNDPYFHQTVILLFEHSDKGAMGLIVNKPLDISLGEILQHLNIPLTNSELDENKVMLGGPVASEQGFIIHTHPELCPGDVIDEEKKITVSASKEVLQNIVESKPDNILVCLGYSAWKEGQIEQEITDNAWMVSDVNPEILFQLPYKERWKASAMQLGVDFDRLSSDVGHG
- the ruvX gene encoding Holliday junction resolvase RuvX, producing the protein MAEERSLTFIAFDFGTKKMGVAVGQTITMTANPINCLSVNKGLPDWSRISALIDEWHPAGFIVGIPLNMDSSSQSVTFKAKRFAKELNNQFNLPVHEIDERLTTLEARQQLFELGGYKALKQISVDSFAAKLMLEAWMRSNIKDRKE